In Bacillus cereus ATCC 14579, a single window of DNA contains:
- the csaB gene encoding polysaccharide pyruvyl transferase CsaB, giving the protein MRLVLSGYYGFYNVGDEAILQSIIESLSKENPDIELVVLSNDSKYTKEMYGVESVDRWDIKAVYHAIKNSDGVISGGGSLLQDQTSTKSILYYTGIMGLARLLKKPYYIYSQGIGPITKGYNRLLVKWNLSKASYVSVRDEDSFLYLKELGIKNDIEIVPDPVLTWKRTKQSDWLQKHSIHGKVIAVSVRYWNAKEDYIKKLAAALKKLKQEGYQILFVPMHEPFDQKASREVVDLMGEETYMLPYKMDIDEKIFILSQCSLLIGMRLHALVFSAVAKTPMVGISYDPKIDSFLSQVNQPVIGSVDGEWSAEYLYEIAKKQLMQQGTVQQELQLTIDELRLQGKQATKKLIDHMEKGTLLKK; this is encoded by the coding sequence GTGCGTTTAGTCTTATCAGGATATTATGGTTTTTATAATGTTGGAGACGAGGCGATTCTACAATCAATTATTGAATCGTTAAGTAAAGAGAACCCGGATATAGAACTAGTAGTACTATCAAATGATTCTAAATATACAAAGGAAATGTATGGTGTAGAATCGGTAGATCGCTGGGATATAAAAGCTGTTTATCATGCGATAAAAAACAGTGATGGAGTTATTAGCGGTGGCGGGAGCCTTCTTCAAGATCAGACAAGTACGAAGAGTATTCTATATTATACGGGTATTATGGGACTCGCTCGATTATTAAAAAAGCCGTATTATATTTATTCACAAGGAATAGGTCCAATTACAAAAGGATATAATCGTCTATTAGTAAAATGGAACTTGTCAAAAGCTTCCTATGTATCAGTTCGAGATGAGGATTCGTTTTTATATTTAAAAGAACTTGGCATAAAAAACGATATTGAAATTGTTCCAGACCCTGTTTTAACATGGAAACGGACAAAACAATCGGATTGGTTGCAAAAGCATTCGATACATGGAAAAGTAATTGCGGTTAGTGTGCGTTATTGGAATGCAAAAGAAGATTATATAAAAAAATTAGCTGCGGCATTAAAAAAATTAAAGCAAGAAGGATACCAAATTCTATTTGTTCCAATGCATGAGCCATTTGATCAAAAAGCTTCGCGTGAAGTAGTAGACTTAATGGGAGAAGAGACGTATATGCTTCCATATAAAATGGATATCGACGAGAAAATATTCATTTTATCACAATGTTCATTACTAATTGGTATGCGTCTTCATGCACTAGTTTTTTCTGCTGTAGCCAAAACTCCAATGGTCGGGATTTCATACGATCCAAAAATTGATTCGTTTTTAAGTCAAGTGAATCAGCCAGTTATAGGAAGTGTGGATGGCGAATGGAGTGCTGAATATTTATATGAAATTGCGAAAAAGCAATTAATGCAACAAGGAACTGTGCAGCAAGAGTTACAATTGACAATAGATGAGCTTCGGTTGCAAGGCAAACAGGCAACAAAGAAACTCATTGATCATATGGAAAAAGGCACTTTATTAAAAAAGTAA
- a CDS encoding enoyl-CoA hydratase, which yields MEKRGVYIMEITRKTESVVVKYEGHVATVMVNRPEVLNALDEPTLKELLQKLKEVAESSAHIVVLCGNGRGFSAGGDIKSMLSSNDESKFDGIMNTISEVVVTLYTMPKLVISAIHGPTAGLGLSIALTADYVMADISSVIAMNFIGIALIPDGGGHFFLQKRVGENMTKQIIWEGKKLSATEALDIGLIDEVIGEDFQTAVKQKINEWSQKPIKAMIQTKQILCEVNRSNLEQTLQLEKRGQYAMRQTADHKEGIAAFLEKRLPAFKGE from the coding sequence ATGGAGAAAAGAGGGGTATATATAATGGAAATAACACGTAAAACAGAATCTGTCGTTGTGAAATATGAAGGCCACGTTGCAACGGTTATGGTCAATCGCCCAGAGGTGTTAAATGCGTTAGATGAGCCGACCTTAAAAGAGTTATTACAAAAGTTGAAAGAAGTAGCGGAAAGTTCTGCGCATATCGTTGTGTTATGCGGGAACGGCCGTGGTTTTTCTGCGGGTGGGGATATTAAATCGATGCTTTCAAGTAATGATGAAAGTAAGTTTGATGGTATTATGAATACTATTTCTGAAGTTGTCGTGACGTTATATACGATGCCAAAGCTTGTTATTAGTGCAATTCATGGACCGACTGCAGGTCTTGGGTTAAGTATTGCGTTAACAGCTGATTATGTAATGGCGGATATATCATCTGTTATTGCGATGAACTTTATTGGAATCGCTTTAATTCCAGATGGAGGCGGTCATTTCTTCCTTCAAAAGCGCGTCGGTGAAAATATGACGAAGCAAATTATTTGGGAAGGTAAGAAATTATCAGCGACAGAAGCGCTTGATATCGGCTTAATTGATGAAGTAATCGGCGAAGATTTCCAAACGGCTGTGAAGCAAAAAATTAATGAATGGTCACAAAAACCGATTAAAGCAATGATTCAAACGAAGCAAATTTTATGTGAAGTAAATCGCTCTAATTTAGAGCAAACATTGCAATTAGAAAAGCGTGGTCAATATGCAATGAGACAAACAGCGGATCATAAAGAAGGTATTGCTGCGTTTTTAGAGAAACGTTTACCAGCATTTAAAGGGGAATAA
- a CDS encoding nucleoside triphosphate pyrophosphohydrolase — protein sequence MSAYNKLVRDRVPEKILMSGKTYTAQKLTGQAYIQALAKIGTEEIREFASMKEREHALDSLADALEVIISLARAEGASIEDVERLRKQKEIERGGFERGIYLLDVSEE from the coding sequence ATGTCAGCATATAACAAGTTAGTAAGAGATCGTGTTCCAGAGAAGATTTTAATGTCTGGAAAAACGTATACAGCACAAAAATTAACAGGTCAAGCATACATACAAGCTTTAGCGAAAATTGGAACGGAAGAAATTCGTGAATTTGCTTCTATGAAAGAACGCGAACATGCACTAGATTCTCTTGCAGATGCGCTAGAGGTTATCATTTCATTAGCGCGTGCAGAAGGTGCATCGATTGAAGATGTGGAACGCCTTCGTAAGCAAAAAGAGATAGAACGCGGTGGATTTGAAAGAGGGATTTATTTATTAGATGTTTCAGAAGAATAG
- a CDS encoding O-antigen ligase family protein: MVNKLKQTDNYFPHFLLLFIVFQPILDLLTSFSIYILHMSATVGVVVRFAFMLLALGYLLLHHKQQDAKKYILYLCLLGIALAIGLVNNMMVKSPVSFGEEVKFILKSVYPIVLLFGYIIAFKELKNKEYVFHKIITYFLYATLILSITMIVAMQTGTDFPSYPHSKIGSRGWFFAGNDLSSLFAIMFPIIVLYSIHKTTSFSKIYYWIPTILAMYASIMVGTKVGYGAIVITLGVALFFSFIEYMINRKKEGKGFTHIVNTVVAAVILGGLIVLTPHTPIAKNMGIHMQIYEYKKSVQEEKDRKEGKVIKEDPEDAKKHAKGELTDSEVKSLIYSDRDKFLKTYKQYYKDAPLSQKLFGMGYAGNYTDKIKLIEMDFHDLFFAFGIVGFLIYLIPLLYFGIKLFIRMITNFKKIMTVKYMLLASTLILSLGIGFMSGHVLTAPAVSIFFVVILAYIIVDFKIE, encoded by the coding sequence ATGGTTAATAAGTTGAAACAAACGGATAACTACTTCCCACATTTCCTATTGCTATTCATTGTGTTTCAACCAATTTTAGATTTATTAACATCTTTTTCAATCTATATACTACACATGAGCGCAACAGTTGGAGTTGTAGTCCGTTTCGCCTTTATGCTTCTTGCATTAGGATACCTACTTCTTCATCACAAACAACAAGATGCGAAAAAGTACATCCTCTATTTATGTTTACTTGGAATCGCACTCGCAATCGGTCTTGTAAATAATATGATGGTTAAATCTCCAGTTTCATTTGGAGAAGAAGTTAAATTTATCTTAAAGAGCGTATATCCAATTGTGCTACTGTTTGGATATATTATCGCCTTTAAAGAGCTAAAAAATAAAGAGTATGTATTTCATAAAATCATTACATATTTCTTATATGCAACTTTAATTTTAAGCATCACAATGATTGTCGCAATGCAAACTGGAACGGATTTCCCAAGCTATCCGCACTCAAAAATCGGTTCAAGAGGTTGGTTCTTCGCTGGAAATGATTTAAGTTCTCTTTTCGCCATTATGTTCCCAATCATTGTCTTATATTCGATTCATAAAACAACTTCTTTCTCGAAAATATATTACTGGATTCCAACAATACTTGCGATGTATGCAAGTATTATGGTCGGAACGAAAGTCGGATATGGCGCAATTGTTATTACATTAGGCGTAGCACTTTTCTTCTCATTCATTGAGTACATGATAAATCGTAAAAAAGAAGGAAAAGGATTCACACATATTGTAAATACCGTTGTTGCCGCTGTTATACTAGGAGGTTTAATTGTTCTTACACCGCATACTCCTATCGCAAAAAATATGGGCATTCACATGCAAATATACGAATACAAAAAATCAGTACAAGAAGAAAAAGATCGAAAAGAAGGAAAAGTAATTAAAGAAGATCCAGAAGATGCAAAAAAACATGCAAAAGGTGAACTTACAGATTCTGAAGTAAAAAGTTTAATTTACAGCGATCGCGACAAATTCTTAAAAACATACAAACAGTACTATAAAGACGCACCGCTTTCACAAAAACTATTCGGAATGGGTTACGCTGGTAACTACACAGATAAAATTAAATTAATTGAAATGGACTTCCATGACCTATTTTTCGCATTTGGCATTGTCGGTTTCCTTATTTACTTAATACCACTTCTATACTTTGGTATTAAATTATTCATCCGCATGATCACAAACTTTAAGAAAATCATGACCGTAAAGTATATGCTATTAGCGAGCACACTCATTCTATCACTTGGCATTGGCTTTATGTCTGGCCACGTATTAACAGCGCCAGCCGTTAGTATTTTCTTCGTTGTTATTCTCGCTTATATCATTGTTGATTTTAAAATTGAATAG
- a CDS encoding SulP family inorganic anion transporter, producing the protein MFQKIAKECLAGFTVAIVALPLAIAFGIAATGTSEGALVGLYGAIFAGLFAALFGGTPGQVTGPTGPITVIATGVIATHGLEASFIAFMMAGLFQILFGVCKLGSYVRYIPYPVVSGFMNGIALIIILGEIKHVQNSFLLVVLTIIVMIVSGKWIKAIPSSLVALVGVTALLPLFSSLLEGLTVKLPIIGNLSLNKVIEKIGTIPEAMPTLHIPSLSGTGIAALILSALSIALLGSIDSLLTSVVMDNVTGTRHKSNKELVGQGIGNMMSGLFGGLAGAGATVRSIVNIRSGGKTALSACMHSVILFIFIMGLGSVVQYIPLAVLSGILILTGIGMFDWGSMKKMHVAPKGDVVVMLVTMIVTVKFDLMIAVAFGIILSFIIYMVKCKERKTSIVKEKEETYKIQGPLSFLSVDRIFSTLQDVKSPVILRMKDVRYMDVSGAMALLNFVEQSNKVGASVKLEQVHPSIEKTIAVMASDEQKEQLKILSV; encoded by the coding sequence ATGTTTCAAAAAATAGCAAAGGAATGTTTAGCAGGATTTACTGTTGCGATTGTTGCGTTACCACTTGCGATTGCATTTGGTATTGCCGCGACAGGAACGTCTGAGGGAGCGCTTGTTGGATTGTATGGTGCGATTTTTGCAGGTTTATTCGCAGCGTTATTTGGCGGGACACCTGGGCAAGTAACAGGGCCAACTGGACCAATTACCGTTATTGCAACAGGAGTTATTGCGACGCACGGGTTAGAGGCAAGTTTTATTGCCTTTATGATGGCAGGGTTATTTCAAATTTTATTCGGTGTATGTAAGCTCGGTTCTTACGTTCGATATATTCCGTATCCTGTCGTTTCGGGATTTATGAATGGTATTGCATTAATCATTATTTTAGGCGAAATAAAGCACGTACAAAATAGTTTTTTACTTGTTGTGTTAACGATTATTGTAATGATTGTTTCTGGTAAATGGATTAAGGCGATTCCGTCTAGTTTAGTAGCACTAGTCGGTGTGACAGCTTTGCTTCCTTTATTTTCTTCCTTACTCGAAGGACTTACAGTAAAGTTACCGATTATCGGAAATCTTTCACTAAATAAAGTAATTGAAAAGATTGGAACCATTCCAGAAGCGATGCCTACGCTTCATATTCCATCTTTAAGTGGAACAGGAATAGCAGCACTTATTTTGTCAGCGCTTAGTATTGCTTTATTAGGATCGATTGACTCGTTGTTAACATCGGTCGTAATGGATAATGTGACAGGTACACGTCATAAAAGTAATAAAGAACTGGTCGGACAAGGTATCGGTAATATGATGAGCGGATTGTTTGGCGGATTAGCAGGTGCAGGTGCGACTGTAAGGTCTATCGTGAATATAAGAAGTGGCGGTAAAACGGCACTTTCGGCATGTATGCATAGTGTTATCTTATTTATTTTTATTATGGGTCTTGGTTCGGTCGTACAATATATTCCACTTGCTGTATTATCAGGTATTTTAATTTTAACTGGTATTGGAATGTTCGATTGGGGAAGCATGAAAAAGATGCATGTCGCTCCTAAAGGTGATGTCGTTGTTATGCTCGTAACGATGATTGTAACGGTGAAGTTCGATTTAATGATTGCTGTTGCATTCGGTATTATTCTTTCGTTCATCATATATATGGTGAAATGTAAAGAACGTAAAACTTCTATCGTAAAAGAAAAAGAAGAAACGTACAAAATTCAAGGACCGCTCTCTTTCCTATCAGTAGATCGTATTTTCTCTACTTTACAAGATGTGAAGTCACCGGTTATTTTACGTATGAAAGATGTGCGTTATATGGATGTATCAGGAGCTATGGCCTTATTAAATTTTGTTGAGCAATCAAATAAAGTAGGAGCAAGTGTAAAGCTTGAGCAAGTACATCCGAGTATTGAAAAAACAATCGCAGTAATGGCAAGCGATGAACAGAAAGAGCAATTGAAAATTTTAAGTGTTTAG
- a CDS encoding M42 family metallopeptidase yields MAHHTKETMELIKELVSIPSPSGNTAKIINFIENYVSEWNVETKRNNKGALILTVKGKNDAQHRLLTAHVDTLGAMVKEIKPDGRLSLSMIGGFRWNSVEGEYCEIETSSGKTYTGTILMHQTSVHVYKDAGEAKRDEKNIEVRIDERVFSADEVRELGIEVGDFVSFDPRVQITESGYIKSRHLDDKVSVAILLKLIKRLQDENVTLPYTTHFLISNNEEIGYGGNSNIPEETVEYLAVDMGALGDGQASDEYTVSICAKDSSGPYHYALRKHLVELAKTNHIEYKVDIYPYYGSDASAAIRAGFDVKHALIGAGIDSSHAFERTHESSIAHTEALVYAYVMSNLIEE; encoded by the coding sequence ATGGCACACCATACGAAAGAAACGATGGAACTGATTAAGGAGCTTGTCTCTATTCCGAGTCCGTCTGGAAATACAGCAAAAATTATTAATTTCATTGAAAACTATGTCAGTGAGTGGAACGTAGAAACGAAACGTAATAATAAGGGAGCTCTTATTTTAACGGTAAAAGGGAAGAATGATGCGCAGCACCGCTTATTAACGGCACACGTTGATACGTTAGGTGCGATGGTGAAAGAAATTAAGCCTGATGGTCGCCTGAGTCTTTCTATGATTGGTGGATTTCGCTGGAACTCTGTAGAAGGGGAATATTGCGAAATTGAAACATCAAGTGGCAAGACATATACAGGAACGATTTTAATGCATCAAACATCTGTACATGTATATAAAGATGCAGGTGAAGCAAAACGCGATGAGAAAAATATTGAAGTTCGTATTGATGAGCGCGTATTTTCAGCTGATGAAGTACGCGAATTAGGAATTGAAGTAGGAGACTTCGTTTCATTTGATCCGCGTGTTCAAATTACAGAGAGTGGATACATAAAATCCCGTCATTTAGATGACAAAGTAAGTGTTGCGATTTTATTAAAATTAATTAAAAGATTACAAGATGAAAACGTAACATTACCATATACGACGCATTTCTTAATTTCTAATAATGAAGAGATTGGATACGGTGGTAATTCTAACATTCCTGAAGAAACTGTTGAATACTTAGCAGTTGATATGGGAGCGTTAGGTGATGGACAAGCATCTGATGAATATACAGTATCTATTTGTGCAAAAGACTCTAGCGGCCCGTATCATTACGCACTGCGTAAACATTTAGTAGAGCTTGCGAAAACGAATCATATTGAATATAAAGTAGATATTTATCCATACTACGGATCTGATGCATCAGCTGCGATTCGCGCGGGATTTGATGTGAAACATGCTTTAATTGGAGCGGGTATTGATTCTTCTCACGCATTTGAACGTACACATGAAAGTTCTATTGCGCATACAGAAGCATTAGTGTATGCATATGTAATGTCTAATTTAATTGAAGAATAA
- a CDS encoding putative polysaccharide biosynthesis protein, whose amino-acid sequence MNKTFVKGAAILTITTFLSKLLGSFFQIPLQNIAGDEVLGIFRLVFPVYMIALTLSVAGVPLAISKLIAELNEKNKQKEIAKLFKSASIIGIAFGVFGCLVIVLFSIEIANMLGGQETRMPLLITSLALLIAPYMAVYRGYFQGFGDMKPTGVSQVIEQFVRVFFMLIIAYILVSWDKSNTVITSGAMVGSFLGVISSLIYLRIKYNRSPYYNKSNSYSLRDLRENGKKILRVSIPIAIGALSMPLLNLVDSLTIPHVLQGSSTEIQEQFGIYSRGFAFTQIIVIFASAIVFPLIPLLTSALAKRDINLAKITIQNTNRLAHVLTAPLTIWLMALTVPLNVGLFTDVKGSSMLTVMIGSSYFTAVMVLSIGVLQGINRSAQAAWIVIGASCVKVVLNIMFVQKFGIDGAAYSTFITYVLVCIVNHLYIRSYIAYSIHLKSFFGVLAIACILGLGLYELCNVINITSSRIMTLLFSGIALSITTILYGVCALKLKWISINKIPFLKR is encoded by the coding sequence ATGAATAAAACATTTGTAAAAGGAGCAGCAATTTTAACCATTACAACTTTTTTGTCGAAATTGCTGGGTAGTTTTTTTCAAATTCCATTACAAAATATTGCAGGAGATGAAGTGCTCGGTATTTTCCGCCTTGTTTTTCCTGTATATATGATTGCTCTTACATTATCGGTAGCCGGAGTTCCACTTGCAATTTCGAAACTAATTGCAGAGTTGAACGAAAAAAATAAGCAAAAGGAAATTGCAAAATTATTTAAATCAGCGTCAATTATTGGGATAGCATTTGGCGTTTTCGGCTGTTTAGTCATTGTATTATTTTCTATTGAAATTGCAAATATGCTTGGTGGACAAGAAACTAGAATGCCGTTGCTTATTACTTCATTAGCGTTACTCATTGCGCCATACATGGCGGTGTATAGAGGGTATTTTCAAGGTTTCGGTGATATGAAACCAACAGGGGTATCACAGGTCATTGAGCAATTTGTACGTGTGTTTTTTATGTTAATAATTGCTTACATACTAGTATCATGGGATAAGAGTAATACTGTTATTACTAGTGGTGCGATGGTTGGCTCTTTTCTTGGAGTCATTAGTTCGCTTATATATTTGCGTATAAAATATAATAGAAGTCCATACTACAATAAAAGCAATTCCTATTCGCTCCGAGATTTAAGAGAAAACGGCAAAAAGATATTGCGGGTATCGATCCCAATCGCTATTGGAGCTTTATCAATGCCACTTTTAAATTTAGTAGACTCGCTTACAATACCGCATGTATTACAAGGATCATCAACAGAAATTCAAGAACAATTTGGAATATACAGTCGCGGTTTTGCATTCACGCAAATAATTGTTATTTTTGCAAGCGCAATTGTATTTCCGTTAATACCACTCTTAACTTCCGCATTGGCCAAAAGAGATATAAATTTGGCGAAAATAACAATTCAAAATACAAATCGACTAGCGCATGTTTTGACAGCACCGTTAACAATATGGTTGATGGCATTAACAGTACCGTTAAATGTCGGATTGTTCACAGATGTAAAAGGCAGTAGTATGTTAACAGTTATGATTGGCAGTTCGTATTTTACTGCGGTTATGGTATTATCAATAGGTGTTTTACAGGGCATTAACCGTTCTGCGCAAGCTGCATGGATTGTTATTGGTGCGAGTTGTGTGAAAGTCGTGTTAAACATAATGTTCGTGCAGAAGTTTGGCATAGATGGAGCGGCGTATAGTACATTCATTACTTACGTATTGGTTTGTATTGTAAATCATTTGTATATTCGAAGCTATATTGCCTATTCTATTCATTTAAAAAGCTTTTTTGGTGTGCTAGCAATAGCATGTATTTTGGGACTAGGATTGTATGAACTATGTAATGTGATAAATATTACATCTTCAAGAATTATGACGTTATTATTCAGTGGTATAGCATTAAGTATTACAACCATTTTGTATGGTGTATGTGCTTTGAAATTAAAATGGATATCAATAAACAAAATACCATTTTTGAAAAGATAA
- a CDS encoding S-layer homology domain-containing protein, with amino-acid sequence MKTFSKGITAVALTGSLLLTPISSYAANDDITGHMFETNMRSLITKGVLMGYGDNVYAPDKLVTRAEFATFIARALNLPKADSNFEDVPKTYGLYDGVSRAYGAKIINGRTNETFSPNDVITREEMSIMVKRALDYKNIKVAVSPLTFTDKDSINYKEHVQVMVATQIIKGYPEDNTFRPHLSATRGMASAMLDRMLQTIEKNGNTNPVETKKYVVTNVRENGTEQEVERYNTYKEAVTAAQNKGMNAVKYENEFLWIKDGFASAKRITGQNIINIYDENLATVYTYIQYGTELKVLEVGEDRVKVQLSGLTGYVKKNEITLIPTNEMKQSSYYVKSDGYLYHKYYTYNTSSPGYTEFRYGVAPSFMKQGQQMYSVDGKTFGDETFYQYFNYLSLRSKTDYTAEQLDSYVKSIKPDSPLIGLGKKFKEVESKYNVNALFLYSLAIHESYYGTSALAKDKNNLFGLKATDDSPYGNGEAFNSKEDCIEHAAKLYMNEGYLNPGHWRYTATYTGDKAAGLNAKYASDANWGKKVAGHMNRFDSYLGKKEYNKYKLARVMNNVEVKKNPSISNERLYRLNTNVVVTVTGEEIINGKAWVKVISDNPTVTEAYIAKESLEYVKH; translated from the coding sequence TTGAAGACTTTTTCAAAAGGTATAACAGCAGTGGCATTAACGGGATCATTACTTTTAACTCCTATTTCAAGTTATGCGGCAAATGATGATATTACAGGACATATGTTTGAGACGAATATGCGCTCACTTATTACTAAAGGAGTTTTAATGGGGTATGGGGACAATGTATATGCGCCTGATAAATTAGTAACAAGAGCAGAGTTTGCTACATTCATAGCAAGGGCTTTAAATTTACCGAAAGCTGATTCGAATTTCGAGGATGTGCCGAAGACTTACGGTTTATATGATGGTGTAAGTAGAGCATATGGAGCGAAAATTATTAATGGTCGTACGAACGAGACATTCTCACCAAATGATGTGATTACACGTGAAGAAATGTCGATCATGGTAAAGCGAGCGTTAGACTATAAAAATATTAAAGTAGCTGTAAGTCCGCTTACCTTTACTGACAAAGATAGTATTAACTATAAAGAGCATGTGCAAGTTATGGTGGCTACTCAAATTATTAAAGGGTATCCAGAAGATAATACATTTAGACCACATTTATCAGCTACAAGAGGGATGGCTTCAGCTATGTTGGATCGCATGCTTCAGACGATTGAAAAAAACGGAAATACCAATCCTGTAGAAACTAAGAAATATGTTGTGACAAATGTAAGAGAAAACGGAACAGAGCAAGAAGTAGAGCGCTATAATACGTATAAAGAAGCGGTTACGGCTGCTCAAAATAAAGGTATGAATGCGGTAAAATATGAGAACGAATTTTTATGGATTAAAGATGGTTTTGCAAGTGCGAAAAGAATAACTGGGCAAAACATCATTAATATTTATGATGAGAATTTAGCAACAGTATATACGTATATTCAGTATGGAACAGAATTGAAAGTGTTAGAAGTTGGCGAAGATCGTGTGAAAGTTCAACTTTCTGGTTTGACAGGTTATGTGAAGAAGAATGAAATCACTTTAATTCCTACAAATGAAATGAAACAGTCGTCTTATTATGTGAAATCAGATGGATATTTATACCATAAATATTATACATATAATACAAGTTCACCTGGATATACAGAATTTAGATATGGTGTGGCACCTTCTTTCATGAAGCAAGGACAGCAAATGTATAGTGTAGATGGAAAGACATTCGGAGACGAAACTTTCTATCAATATTTCAATTATTTATCATTACGTTCGAAAACAGATTATACAGCTGAACAACTAGATAGTTATGTGAAATCGATTAAGCCAGACTCTCCATTAATTGGTTTAGGAAAGAAATTTAAAGAAGTAGAAAGCAAGTATAATGTAAATGCATTATTCTTATATTCATTAGCAATTCATGAAAGTTATTATGGAACAAGCGCTCTTGCAAAAGACAAAAATAATTTATTTGGTTTAAAAGCAACAGACGATAGCCCATATGGTAACGGGGAAGCATTTAATTCAAAAGAAGATTGTATTGAACATGCAGCAAAATTATACATGAATGAAGGATATTTAAATCCAGGACATTGGCGTTATACAGCAACATATACAGGTGATAAAGCTGCTGGTTTAAATGCGAAATATGCATCTGATGCGAACTGGGGTAAAAAAGTAGCGGGGCATATGAACCGTTTTGATTCTTATTTAGGTAAAAAAGAATACAACAAGTACAAACTTGCACGTGTGATGAATAACGTGGAAGTGAAAAAGAATCCTAGTATATCAAATGAGCGACTGTATCGTTTAAATACAAATGTAGTTGTCACAGTTACTGGTGAAGAAATAATAAATGGAAAAGCGTGGGTTAAAGTTATTTCAGATAATCCTACTGTAACAGAAGCGTATATTGCAAAAGAAAGCTTAGAATACGTAAAACATTAA